The following proteins are co-located in the Echinicola sp. 20G genome:
- a CDS encoding CoA-binding protein has protein sequence MGDKKTVIIGATDNPSKYAFLAAGMLKEYGHTIVPLSVHGGNVHGEIINNLNEKPIISDVDTVTMYINPVHQREWEDYIVSLHPKRVIFNPGAENQVFSDRLKNEGIEPVEACTLVMLRTSQY, from the coding sequence ATGGGAGATAAGAAAACTGTAATTATAGGAGCAACAGACAATCCTTCAAAATATGCTTTTTTAGCTGCGGGAATGCTAAAGGAGTATGGTCATACCATTGTGCCTTTAAGTGTGCATGGAGGGAATGTACATGGGGAGATAATCAATAACCTAAACGAGAAGCCAATAATAAGCGATGTAGATACTGTGACGATGTACATCAATCCAGTTCATCAAAGAGAGTGGGAAGATTACATTGTATCTTTGCATCCAAAACGTGTGATATTTAACCCTGGTGCTGAAAATCAAGTGTTTAGTGATCGATTAAAAAATGAGGGAATTGAACCGGTGGAGGCTTGTACTTTAGTAATGCTAAGAACTAGTCAATATTAA
- the gyrB gene encoding DNA topoisomerase (ATP-hydrolyzing) subunit B — protein sequence MSKEQESNLGDYSAGNIQILEGLEAVRKRPAMYIGDVGIKGLHHLIWEVVDNSIDEALAGHCDTIHVTVLEDNSVMVQDNGRGIPTDMHEKEQRSALEVVMTVLHAGGKFDKDTYKVSGGLHGVGVSCVNALSTMLKATVHRNGKVFEQEYSRGVPQTEVKEIGTTDKRGTTIHFKPDGEIFTVLEYKYDTIATRLREMAFLNAGIRIFLEDMRELDDDGKPKSDEFFSEGGLVEFVQYLDETKEKIIAEPIYIESEKNGVPVQVAMSYNSSFSENVVSYVNTINTYEGGTHVSGFRRALTRTLKSYADKSGMLDKVKIDVSGDDFREGLTAVISVKVAEPQFEGQTKTKLGNSEVVSAVDSSVSEVLQYWLEEHPKEAKIIVGKVVLAAQARHAARKAREMVQRKNVLGGGGLPGKLADCANTNPEVCELYLVEGDSAGGSAKQGRDRDFQAILPLKGKILNVEKAHEHKIYDNDEIKNILTALGVKFGTADDEKELDLTNLRYHKIVIMTDADIDGSHIRTLILTLFFRYMRSLIENGYVYIALPPLYLLRKGKDERYCWTEDERAKLTREMAGDGKLESVGIQRYKGLGEMNPEQLWTTTMDPESRTLKQVTIESAAEADHLFSMLMGDEVAPRREFIEKNAKYAKIDT from the coding sequence ATGAGTAAAGAACAAGAGTCGAATTTAGGGGATTATTCCGCAGGGAATATTCAGATTTTAGAAGGTTTAGAAGCAGTAAGAAAAAGGCCGGCCATGTATATCGGTGATGTAGGGATCAAGGGCCTGCATCATTTGATATGGGAAGTTGTTGATAACTCAATAGATGAAGCGTTGGCTGGACATTGTGATACCATTCATGTGACCGTATTGGAGGATAACTCTGTGATGGTGCAGGATAATGGTAGAGGGATTCCGACCGATATGCATGAAAAAGAGCAACGTTCAGCTTTGGAAGTTGTTATGACCGTATTGCACGCTGGAGGTAAGTTTGATAAGGATACTTACAAAGTGTCCGGTGGACTTCATGGTGTTGGGGTTTCCTGTGTGAATGCCTTGTCCACCATGCTGAAAGCTACTGTTCACCGTAATGGGAAAGTATTTGAACAAGAATATTCAAGAGGGGTTCCTCAGACCGAGGTCAAAGAAATAGGTACTACTGATAAAAGGGGAACTACCATTCACTTCAAGCCTGATGGTGAGATTTTTACTGTATTGGAATATAAATACGATACAATCGCAACTCGTCTGAGAGAAATGGCCTTCCTAAATGCAGGAATTAGGATTTTCCTAGAAGATATGCGTGAGTTGGATGATGATGGAAAACCAAAGTCTGATGAGTTTTTCTCTGAGGGAGGTTTGGTGGAGTTTGTTCAGTATTTGGATGAAACCAAGGAAAAGATCATCGCAGAACCTATTTATATAGAATCTGAGAAAAATGGTGTGCCAGTTCAGGTGGCCATGAGCTATAATTCCTCATTCTCTGAAAATGTGGTTTCATATGTCAATACCATCAATACCTATGAAGGAGGAACTCACGTTTCTGGTTTCAGAAGAGCATTAACCAGAACCTTGAAGAGCTATGCTGACAAGTCTGGAATGCTAGATAAAGTAAAAATAGATGTTTCTGGTGATGACTTTAGAGAAGGATTGACAGCTGTTATTTCTGTAAAGGTAGCCGAGCCGCAATTTGAAGGTCAGACCAAAACCAAATTGGGTAACTCAGAGGTGGTAAGTGCAGTGGACAGTTCTGTTTCTGAGGTCTTACAATACTGGTTAGAGGAGCATCCGAAAGAAGCTAAGATTATTGTTGGCAAAGTTGTGTTGGCTGCTCAAGCGAGGCATGCAGCTAGAAAAGCCAGAGAGATGGTGCAGCGTAAGAATGTTCTTGGTGGAGGTGGTCTTCCAGGAAAGCTTGCCGATTGTGCCAATACGAATCCAGAAGTTTGTGAACTATACTTGGTGGAAGGGGACTCTGCAGGTGGTTCTGCCAAGCAAGGACGAGATAGGGATTTCCAGGCTATTTTACCACTAAAAGGTAAAATATTGAATGTTGAAAAAGCTCATGAACATAAGATTTATGATAATGATGAGATCAAAAACATTTTAACTGCTTTGGGGGTTAAGTTTGGTACCGCGGATGATGAAAAGGAGTTGGATCTTACCAATTTACGTTATCACAAAATTGTGATCATGACGGATGCCGATATTGACGGTTCGCATATCAGGACTTTGATCTTGACGCTTTTCTTCCGTTATATGAGATCATTGATAGAAAATGGTTACGTTTATATCGCCTTGCCTCCATTATATCTCCTTAGAAAAGGAAAAGATGAGCGTTATTGCTGGACAGAAGACGAGAGAGCAAAGTTGACAAGAGAAATGGCCGGTGACGGTAAGTTAGAGAGTGTTGGTATACAGCGTTACAAAGGTCTTGGTGAAATGAACCCAGAACAATTATGGACTACAACCATGGATCCGGAATCCCGTACTTTAAAGCAAGTAACCATTGAGTCAGCAGCTGAGGCGGATCACCTGTTCAGCATGTTGATGGGAGATGAAGTAGCTCCTCGAAGAGAGTTCATTGAGAAGAATGCAAAGTACGCCAAAATTGATACCTGA
- the ppk1 gene encoding polyphosphate kinase 1, giving the protein MEVIQRDKFESKIDGSDLVSRDLSWIKFNFRVLDQSKKQSRTIFEKLKFLAITASNLDEFFMIRVGSLYNYLDYDKERIDYSGLREEPFKEKLMLDSQDFHEQQHEHFINNILPSTRESGFILSNVKNLEDEEQEYIKEYFFKAVYPMLTPMVFDGYHTFPILMNKLLIFGVVTINPGDKKDNRKLSFVQIPSNIPRFFEIERDEEMIFVPIEEVIREHIVSLFRNVIIESINLFRITRNGDFTLEETEDMDSNFLEEVKRKLNERKTGRVVRVEIEEGYSKWMMNLLKDRWNIQKDSVFKVKKESMLDFTSFWQIIGNRRFKDRIPQTPVTVPPLSYPQAGVQGSQDIFQVLKQKDVLLHHPYNNMEPILELLNKAAEDPNVMAIKMTIYRLAKHSRITTALLKAAENGKHVSVLFEVKARFDEENNMQEAKKLQKAGCFVIYGVSNFKTHTKLMLIVKKDENKVTRFVHLGSGNYNEDTSKLYTDLGLLTTNEVLANDVSEFFNVITGHSMPSSYKNLITAPQGMRSGLINFIECEAEHARQGLPCGIFIKVNSLEDSETIHALYRASQSGVPIKLIIRGICCLRPGRKGLSENIEVYSIVGDFLEHSRIYHFHNNGDLRTYAGSADMMVRSFEKRLESLFRVQDPFLEKQLMNILAYNLKDNVNAYMMQEDGTYVAKSPQNDEVEFNIHKEFFTITPDIVENVKLI; this is encoded by the coding sequence ATGGAAGTTATTCAAAGAGATAAATTCGAGAGTAAAATAGATGGAAGTGATTTGGTCAGCAGAGACCTAAGTTGGATAAAATTCAATTTTCGAGTTTTGGATCAGTCCAAGAAGCAAAGCAGGACAATTTTTGAAAAGTTGAAATTTTTAGCCATCACTGCCTCCAACCTTGATGAGTTTTTTATGATCAGGGTGGGTTCATTGTATAATTACCTTGATTATGATAAAGAAAGGATAGATTATTCCGGGTTAAGGGAAGAACCTTTCAAAGAAAAGCTAATGCTTGACTCTCAGGATTTTCATGAGCAGCAACATGAACACTTTATCAATAATATCTTGCCAAGTACCAGGGAGTCTGGTTTTATCTTAAGCAATGTCAAAAATTTGGAAGATGAGGAACAGGAATATATAAAAGAGTATTTTTTTAAGGCAGTTTATCCAATGCTCACACCAATGGTGTTTGATGGATACCATACCTTTCCCATTTTGATGAACAAACTGTTGATTTTTGGGGTAGTGACTATCAATCCGGGAGATAAAAAAGATAATCGAAAACTGTCATTTGTTCAGATTCCATCCAATATTCCTAGGTTTTTTGAAATCGAAAGGGATGAGGAGATGATTTTTGTGCCTATTGAGGAAGTGATCAGAGAGCATATTGTTTCTTTGTTTAGAAATGTCATTATCGAGTCCATCAACCTTTTTAGAATTACCAGAAATGGTGATTTTACTTTGGAAGAAACAGAGGATATGGATTCGAACTTCCTGGAAGAGGTAAAACGTAAGCTTAATGAGCGAAAAACTGGCAGGGTAGTAAGGGTCGAAATTGAGGAGGGGTACAGTAAGTGGATGATGAATTTGCTTAAGGACAGGTGGAATATCCAAAAAGACAGTGTTTTCAAAGTCAAAAAGGAAAGCATGCTGGACTTTACCAGTTTTTGGCAAATCATAGGAAATAGGAGATTTAAGGATAGGATTCCACAGACACCGGTAACAGTCCCTCCTTTAAGCTATCCTCAAGCTGGGGTACAGGGAAGTCAAGATATCTTTCAGGTGCTCAAACAGAAGGATGTATTGCTACATCATCCATATAATAATATGGAGCCAATTTTGGAACTGTTGAACAAGGCGGCCGAAGACCCGAATGTCATGGCCATTAAAATGACAATTTACAGGTTGGCGAAGCACTCACGCATCACAACTGCCTTACTGAAAGCAGCAGAAAACGGAAAGCACGTATCAGTGCTGTTTGAAGTGAAGGCTAGGTTTGATGAAGAAAACAATATGCAAGAAGCCAAGAAGCTTCAGAAAGCAGGATGTTTTGTGATCTATGGGGTCAGTAATTTTAAAACCCATACAAAGCTTATGTTGATCGTGAAAAAAGACGAAAACAAGGTTACAAGGTTTGTGCACTTAGGATCCGGAAATTATAACGAAGATACCTCAAAGCTGTATACTGATTTAGGTTTGCTGACTACTAATGAAGTTTTGGCTAATGATGTTTCTGAATTTTTTAATGTAATTACAGGACATTCAATGCCTTCTTCCTATAAAAACTTGATTACTGCACCACAGGGAATGAGAAGTGGTCTGATCAATTTTATAGAGTGCGAAGCAGAACATGCCCGTCAAGGTTTGCCTTGTGGAATATTTATTAAGGTGAACAGCCTTGAGGACAGTGAAACCATTCATGCACTTTACAGGGCGTCTCAAAGTGGCGTGCCTATTAAGTTAATTATAAGAGGGATATGTTGTCTGCGGCCTGGAAGAAAAGGACTAAGTGAGAATATTGAGGTTTATTCTATAGTGGGTGATTTTCTGGAGCATTCAAGAATTTACCATTTTCATAATAATGGTGACTTAAGAACTTATGCAGGAAGTGCCGATATGATGGTGAGGAGTTTTGAGAAAAGACTTGAATCACTGTTTAGGGTTCAAGATCCATTCTTAGAAAAGCAATTGATGAACATCTTAGCTTATAACCTTAAGGATAATGTCAATGCTTATATGATGCAGGAGGATGGGACTTATGTGGCTAAAAGCCCTCAAAATGATGAAGTTGAATTCAACATTCATAAAGAGTTTTTTACCATTACTCCGGATATTGTCGAAAATGTAAAGTTGATTTAA
- a CDS encoding Ppx/GppA phosphatase family protein → MKLAAVDIGSNAIRLQITHVTHYENQVNFKKLEYVRFPLRLGKDVFHTNRISDINRRKFIKLMKAYKLLIDLYEVDDYMVCATSAMRESENGKDIAQEVKQDLGLKIQIIDGNKEADLINVALWNYIDHKPYLHVDVGGGSTELNIYQDRKKIASRSFKIGSVRALDHKDSPKVWKAMRAFIQENIDKKHRITCIGTGGNINKIFELSNPRKNKRYLDIAKIKEVQAYLEGFSYEERVNKLNLNPDRADVIVPASYIYLSAMEAANSTRMIVPDVGLKDGVMNILYDKNKAKLIL, encoded by the coding sequence TTGAAGCTAGCAGCCGTAGACATTGGGTCAAATGCCATAAGACTACAAATCACCCATGTAACTCATTACGAAAATCAGGTTAATTTTAAAAAACTAGAATATGTAAGGTTTCCTCTTAGACTTGGAAAGGATGTATTCCATACCAACAGGATCAGTGATATTAATAGAAGAAAGTTCATTAAACTGATGAAAGCCTATAAATTGTTGATTGATTTGTACGAAGTGGATGATTATATGGTCTGCGCTACTTCTGCTATGAGGGAATCCGAAAACGGAAAAGATATTGCCCAAGAGGTAAAACAAGATTTGGGGCTTAAAATCCAGATAATTGACGGAAACAAAGAAGCTGACCTAATCAATGTGGCACTTTGGAACTATATCGACCATAAGCCTTATTTACACGTGGATGTAGGTGGTGGCAGTACTGAGCTAAACATTTACCAAGACAGAAAAAAAATAGCTAGTAGGTCTTTCAAAATTGGTTCAGTTCGTGCTTTGGACCATAAGGACTCGCCTAAAGTATGGAAGGCTATGAGGGCGTTTATTCAAGAGAACATCGATAAAAAACATCGAATTACCTGCATTGGAACCGGGGGAAATATCAATAAAATTTTTGAGCTATCTAATCCAAGAAAAAATAAAAGATACTTGGACATTGCTAAAATAAAAGAGGTTCAAGCTTATTTGGAAGGGTTTAGCTATGAAGAAAGGGTAAATAAACTCAACCTTAATCCAGACAGGGCTGATGTGATCGTTCCAGCATCTTACATTTATTTATCCGCAATGGAAGCTGCCAATTCAACAAGAATGATTGTCCCTGATGTAGGGCTAAAAGATGGAGTAATGAATATTCTCTATGATAAAAACAAAGCAAAGCTAATATTATAA
- a CDS encoding TerC/Alx family metal homeostasis membrane protein, with product MEYIKEEGTTLIIFGILIISLLLTDLLVFNKTAHKVKIKEAMIWSIIWISIGLLFGLYIYFSLGGEKATQYYTAFLIEKALSVDNLFVFIMVFRFFKVPDAYQHKVLFYGIIGAVLMRAIFIFFGVTLIGISYLPAFTFAGIEIKINVVMTLFGVFLIYAGWKSWHQEDEESEDFSKSLGTQFIHKLFRVYPKFNGEKFFIRIDGKSFATQLLVVVAVVEFTDLLFAVDSIPAIFAVSNDPVILYTSNIFAILGLRALYFLLASAFDMFAYLKYGLAFILVFIGAKMVLSSIYHIPSTLSLGIVGGVLIICMVFSIKKYKQQRSLSKNNIR from the coding sequence TTGGAATACATCAAAGAAGAGGGAACTACCCTCATTATATTTGGCATCTTAATTATATCGTTGCTCTTAACAGACCTTTTGGTTTTCAATAAGACAGCTCATAAGGTCAAAATCAAAGAAGCAATGATATGGTCAATCATTTGGATCAGCATTGGTTTGCTTTTTGGCCTCTACATATATTTTAGTCTAGGAGGTGAAAAGGCTACACAGTATTATACTGCCTTTTTGATCGAAAAAGCCTTAAGTGTAGACAACTTATTTGTGTTCATTATGGTATTTAGATTTTTCAAAGTACCCGATGCCTATCAACACAAAGTCCTATTCTATGGAATTATTGGGGCAGTATTGATGCGGGCCATTTTTATATTTTTTGGTGTAACGCTAATAGGCATAAGCTATTTACCTGCGTTCACTTTTGCTGGCATAGAAATCAAAATCAATGTTGTGATGACCCTTTTTGGAGTATTTTTGATTTATGCTGGCTGGAAATCATGGCATCAGGAAGATGAAGAATCAGAAGATTTTTCAAAATCATTGGGAACTCAATTCATTCATAAATTATTCAGAGTTTACCCGAAATTCAATGGTGAAAAATTCTTCATTAGGATCGATGGCAAAAGTTTTGCGACCCAACTACTGGTAGTTGTGGCTGTTGTTGAATTCACAGATTTATTATTTGCAGTTGATTCTATCCCAGCCATTTTTGCTGTTTCAAACGACCCAGTCATTTTATACACTTCAAACATATTCGCAATCCTTGGCCTTCGTGCATTATATTTTCTTCTCGCAAGTGCCTTTGACATGTTTGCTTATTTAAAATATGGATTGGCATTTATCTTGGTTTTCATAGGGGCAAAGATGGTCCTTTCTTCCATTTACCACATCCCTAGTACACTTTCTCTTGGCATTGTTGGTGGAGTTCTAATTATATGTATGGTCTTCTCCATCAAAAAGTATAAGCAGCAAAGAAGTTTATCCAAAAACAATATTAGATAG
- a CDS encoding SLC13 family permease, producing the protein MTPEIITVLVIIAVAMVLFLTEKLSIDTISILVMITFMVTGILNFEEGVAGFSNPATITVGAMFVISAAVFKTGSLNSINIIFLRMSRKNEFLFLLTLMIFSGILSAFINDTAVVALLMPTVLKIAKDTKIPPSKLLMPLSFGSLMGGVCTLLGTSTNILVSGIAQSHGVKPFGIFEMSGMGILFLISGITYMMTIGKWLTPSRLPSREISETFDMGDYITEIFVTKKFEDIGTSIKTSKFFNDYNVDPIQIIRESGEIINAYKYTVIRANDTIRVSCDKDTLTQIRNIPGIELKIDLKLKDEDFKSQGYKLYEMVVPPNSNLINNTVKSFDFRATYPGLTVLAIRHRNDILFKKLKHTKISAGDVLLVRGDEEVVGQIKGGENLLIISEDNSPRVNWKKIALTLFIVVSVITLAAINVLPIPVAAICGVVLLIIMKAISTEEAYRSVDWKVLFMLAGILSMGTALEKTGAANLLAETLVNQMGDFGPRVILSVVFAVTFLATNIMSNNATAALLAPIAISIAASLEVSDRPFLMAVTFGASLSFMTPMGYQTNTMIYTPGNYKFSDYLKVGTPLNLLYWIIATLCIPIFFPF; encoded by the coding sequence ATGACGCCAGAAATCATTACGGTATTGGTCATTATTGCTGTGGCAATGGTTCTTTTCCTTACCGAGAAATTATCCATTGATACCATATCCATTTTAGTGATGATCACTTTTATGGTCACAGGCATCCTGAATTTTGAAGAGGGTGTTGCCGGTTTTAGTAACCCTGCCACCATTACTGTCGGTGCCATGTTTGTCATCAGTGCTGCTGTTTTTAAAACGGGGTCACTGAACAGCATTAATATCATTTTCCTTAGGATGAGCAGAAAAAACGAATTTCTCTTTTTGCTCACCTTAATGATTTTTTCTGGGATTCTCTCAGCGTTCATTAACGATACAGCTGTGGTGGCCTTGCTGATGCCTACGGTACTTAAAATTGCCAAAGACACTAAAATACCTCCATCAAAATTACTCATGCCTTTATCCTTTGGTTCATTGATGGGAGGAGTCTGTACCCTTTTGGGGACCAGTACGAACATACTTGTAAGTGGAATCGCACAAAGCCATGGAGTCAAGCCTTTTGGCATTTTTGAAATGAGTGGAATGGGCATTCTTTTTCTCATTTCAGGTATTACCTATATGATGACCATAGGAAAATGGCTTACGCCAAGCAGGTTGCCTTCAAGGGAAATTTCAGAAACTTTTGACATGGGGGATTATATCACCGAAATCTTTGTCACCAAAAAGTTCGAAGATATTGGTACGTCCATTAAAACCTCAAAGTTTTTCAATGATTACAATGTAGACCCCATCCAAATCATTCGAGAAAGTGGGGAAATCATCAATGCCTATAAATATACTGTCATCCGCGCCAATGACACCATCAGGGTAAGTTGTGATAAAGACACGTTGACCCAAATACGTAATATCCCTGGAATTGAATTGAAAATAGATTTGAAACTCAAAGATGAAGATTTTAAATCTCAGGGTTATAAATTGTATGAAATGGTGGTACCACCCAATTCCAACCTCATCAATAACACCGTCAAATCTTTTGATTTCCGTGCTACTTATCCTGGTCTTACAGTCTTGGCAATTCGGCACAGAAATGACATTCTTTTTAAAAAACTCAAGCATACCAAAATTTCAGCTGGTGATGTACTCTTAGTAAGAGGAGATGAAGAAGTTGTAGGTCAAATTAAAGGTGGGGAAAACCTATTAATCATATCTGAAGACAATAGTCCTAGGGTAAATTGGAAAAAAATTGCATTGACACTTTTTATAGTTGTATCAGTAATCACTTTAGCAGCAATCAATGTGCTTCCTATTCCAGTAGCTGCTATTTGCGGGGTAGTTTTATTGATTATAATGAAAGCAATTAGTACTGAAGAGGCCTATAGATCCGTTGATTGGAAAGTACTTTTTATGCTTGCTGGAATTCTATCCATGGGAACTGCCTTAGAAAAAACGGGAGCTGCCAATCTCCTTGCGGAAACCCTTGTGAATCAAATGGGCGATTTTGGTCCTAGGGTAATTTTGAGTGTAGTTTTTGCGGTTACTTTTTTGGCCACCAATATTATGTCCAATAATGCCACCGCTGCCTTGTTAGCTCCTATAGCTATTTCGATCGCAGCTTCTCTTGAAGTGAGCGACCGCCCCTTCCTAATGGCTGTTACTTTTGGAGCATCTCTTAGCTTTATGACTCCCATGGGTTATCAAACAAATACCATGATCTATACGCCTGGAAATTACAAATTCTCAGATTATCTAAAAGTGGGTACACCGCTGAACCTTTTATATTGGATCATTGCCACCCTATGCATTCCTATATTCTTTCCCTTCTAG
- a CDS encoding DUF202 domain-containing protein gives MEKESENELIVRDYLARQRTKLANDRTLLSYIRTSLYFLVSGTALVKVEDLANIKEFGYISFIISFIFLVMGFTNFISIKRKIKKGHYAKM, from the coding sequence ATGGAAAAAGAATCTGAAAATGAATTAATCGTAAGAGATTATTTAGCTCGTCAGAGAACCAAGCTAGCCAATGACAGAACTTTATTGTCCTATATAAGGACTAGTCTTTATTTTTTGGTAAGTGGCACGGCTTTGGTAAAAGTAGAAGATCTAGCTAATATCAAAGAGTTCGGTTATATTTCCTTTATTATTAGTTTTATCTTTTTAGTGATGGGTTTCACCAATTTTATTAGCATAAAAAGAAAAATAAAAAAAGGTCATTACGCTAAAATGTAA
- a CDS encoding DUF3078 domain-containing protein: protein MKKFLAILLPILTISVFSYAQDEVDSLTQTTKDTTYWSKEFSAGLNFNQAAFSSNWSAGGVNSVALGSIVAGKANYAKERWTWDNEMELLYGIVKNEGEESRKSNDRIFLDSKVGYKLSKNWGTYFSANFLTQFADGYDYDEDPRTLISGFMSPGYLTTSLGIEYKPNDEFNLRIGPFSPRWTFVTDESISDNVEDNYGVPIGQTVRTEWLALQIFAQWDKDIAENFNIKTRYQMYANYETFSFKNIDHRLDVTLTAKITEIISVTFTSINLYDIDQDSDIQYSQGLSLGLLYKVSNKK from the coding sequence ATGAAGAAATTTTTAGCTATTCTATTGCCCATTTTAACTATCTCTGTTTTTTCTTATGCACAAGACGAGGTAGATAGTTTAACACAAACAACGAAAGATACCACCTATTGGTCCAAGGAGTTTTCAGCTGGCCTTAATTTCAACCAAGCAGCATTTAGTAGTAATTGGAGTGCTGGTGGGGTTAATTCAGTGGCCTTAGGGTCAATTGTCGCAGGAAAAGCCAACTACGCCAAAGAGCGTTGGACCTGGGATAATGAAATGGAACTGCTTTACGGGATAGTTAAAAATGAAGGAGAAGAAAGTAGAAAGTCAAATGACAGGATATTTTTGGATTCTAAAGTAGGGTATAAACTTTCTAAAAATTGGGGAACCTATTTCTCGGCTAACTTTTTGACTCAGTTTGCTGATGGGTATGATTATGACGAAGACCCTAGGACACTTATTTCAGGGTTTATGTCTCCAGGTTATTTGACCACTTCCTTGGGTATCGAATATAAGCCCAATGATGAGTTTAATTTAAGAATTGGTCCTTTTTCACCCAGATGGACTTTTGTGACAGACGAATCAATCTCAGACAATGTGGAGGATAATTATGGGGTTCCAATAGGGCAGACTGTTAGAACAGAATGGTTGGCGCTTCAGATTTTCGCTCAATGGGATAAAGATATAGCGGAGAATTTCAATATTAAGACGCGCTATCAAATGTACGCGAACTACGAAACATTCTCTTTTAAAAATATTGATCACAGATTGGATGTGACTTTGACTGCCAAAATTACAGAAATAATCAGTGTGACCTTTACGAGTATTAACCTGTATGATATAGATCAGGATTCTGATATTCAGTATAGCCAAGGTTTGTCGCTTGGATTGCTTTATAAAGTGAGCAACAAAAAATAG
- a CDS encoding patatin family protein, with product MRALVISGGGSKGAFAGGIAEFLIKECQFKYDLFVGTSTGSLLIPHLAIDEIDKIKKLYTSVRQEDIFSTCPFIIAKENNKYKTRINHWGIVKLFIRGTKTFGDSHNLLKLIKKNISKRDFHKMKANHSDIVVTVSNLSTNQVEYKSIKESNYDDFCDWIWASSNMVPFMSLLEKNNMEYADGGMADLVPISESIRRGATELDIIVLKTNQPRSAKRPTKNAMELTTRTFDFMLNQISNDDITIGKLHGSENQVKLNFYYPPKSLTENSLIFNPEEMKTWWEEGYNFAKSFDPVCKCIEPIPYKNL from the coding sequence ATGCGAGCATTAGTGATTTCTGGAGGAGGAAGCAAAGGCGCTTTTGCAGGAGGTATTGCGGAATTCCTTATTAAAGAATGTCAATTTAAGTATGACCTGTTTGTTGGTACCTCAACAGGTAGCTTATTGATTCCTCATCTGGCTATTGATGAAATAGATAAAATCAAAAAGTTATATACTTCAGTCAGACAAGAAGATATATTTAGCACATGTCCCTTTATCATCGCTAAAGAAAATAACAAGTATAAAACCAGAATTAATCACTGGGGAATAGTGAAGCTTTTTATTAGAGGAACCAAAACATTCGGAGACAGCCATAACCTACTTAAGCTAATTAAGAAAAATATAAGTAAAAGAGACTTCCACAAAATGAAGGCTAATCACTCAGATATTGTGGTAACCGTCTCCAATCTTAGCACCAATCAAGTAGAATATAAATCCATCAAAGAATCAAATTATGACGATTTCTGTGACTGGATATGGGCCTCTTCGAACATGGTTCCCTTTATGAGTCTCCTCGAAAAAAACAACATGGAATATGCAGATGGTGGTATGGCCGATCTAGTTCCCATTTCAGAATCTATTCGACGGGGTGCTACGGAATTGGACATAATAGTGCTCAAAACGAATCAACCAAGATCAGCCAAAAGGCCCACCAAAAATGCAATGGAATTAACAACACGCACATTTGACTTTATGCTGAACCAAATTTCCAATGATGATATCACAATTGGTAAGCTGCATGGTTCCGAAAATCAAGTCAAACTAAATTTTTATTACCCTCCAAAATCCTTGACAGAAAATTCACTGATATTTAACCCAGAAGAAATGAAGACATGGTGGGAAGAAGGGTACAACTTTGCCAAAAGTTTTGATCCTGTTTGTAAATGCATAGAACCAATACCATACAAAAACCTATAA